The following is a genomic window from Desulfofarcimen acetoxidans DSM 771.
ATTTAAGCCAGACAGTCGCCCCATTTCCTGCAGCATAGGTATCATAGTGGCAACGAATGGAATATTGTCAATAAAAGCAGATGCGATTGCTGACACCCATAATATAAGCAGAGATGTTTTCATAATATTTCCATCTGTTATGGCTAGACTCCAACTTGCCAGCTCTCCAATTACTCCTGTTGCCTTTAAGCCGCCTACAAGAACAAATAATCCAGTGAAGAAGAAAATGGTTGGCCATTCAACATGCAGCAAAATATCTTCCGGTTCTTCACTACTGAGAATTATCAATAAGATGGCTCCAGATAGGGCAATTACGGCTGATTCAAGGTGAAAAACCCCATGCAATGAAAATCCTATAATCGTTAGACCGAGAACCCAAAGTGATTTTTTCAGCAATTGCCAGTCTTTTATTTCGTCTTTATAATTTAATTTTAAAAGAGCTTTACGGCTTTTCTCATCGACTTGTAGATCCTTTCGATAGATGAAAAGCAATAAACCTATAGTAATCAATAAAATAAGAAATGCAACAGGGGCTAAATGAATTATAAAGTCGTTAAAACTAAGTCCCGCAATGCTACCAATCATAATATTCGGCGGGTCACCAATTAAGGTTGCTGTACCACCTATATTCGATGCAATAATTTCTGAAATCAAATAAGGGGTAGGATTAATTTGCAATTTATCGGTTAATGTAATTGTCACAGGAACAATTAACAAAACGGTTGTAACGTTATCTAGAAAAGCAGAAGCAAATGCGGTTATTATTGAGAGTAATGCGAGAAGTCGCAGCGGTTTACCTTTTGTGAGCAATGCGGCCCACACTGCAATGGCTTCAAAAACACCTGTTCGCCGAGTTATTGCAACTAATATCATCATGCCTATTAAAAGGCCAAGAGTATTAAAATCAATGTCTTCTTTAACAGCTGTTTCTTGACTTATAAATCCTAATAAAACCATGACTAATCCACCAGCCATAGCAATGACCATACGATGAATCTTTTCAGAAATTATTATAGCGTAGGTAATAATAAAAACTACAATAGAGCCCCAAAATGCTAAATCATTCAGAACAATAACCTCCCCCATAACAGGCAAGAGGAATCCTTTTTACAGACTCCCCCCTGCAATATTATCTATGTAATTTACCAAAACACAGTATATAATACTTTTTCTCCAATAGTCAAGTTTTCGAACTGTGATTTTAGTGATTATACTAAATGGCTGCCAGTTAAAGCTGTTCACCTAAAGACGAGGGTTTTGGACTAGGCATTTTGAAAATAAATCACTCATTATTGCTTGTTATTAATAATTATGTTAAGATTCAATTAGTTTTTATAAATTGTTTATTTGAGGTGGAGCCTGGCACAACAAGGCTTCTTTTTGTTTTTGGGGATAAATTTATATTACAAGACCAGACATTGAGGGGGAATAAAAATGGAACAGCAAGCAGCTTTAGCAGGTGGGATATTCTTGATTGCATACGCGTTAATCATAGCAGAAAAAATAAATCGTACGATTATTGCCATGATTGGTGGCCTTATGATGATTGCTTTAGGAATCGTTACCCAGGAATCTGCATTGCATCATATTGACTTTAATACATTAGGTTTGTTAGCAGGTATGATGATTATTGTTGCAATAACCGGTAAAACAGGCATATTTTCCTATATAGCTATTGCCGCGGCAAAAAAAGCAAAAGGAGATCCAATCAAGATTTTAATTTATTTAGGCTTAATTACTGCGGTTTTTTCTGCTTTTTTAGATAATGTAACAACTGTGTTATTGATGGTCCCCATAACATTCACAATAACTCGCAAATTAAAAATTAATCCGGAGCCATATTTAATAACGCAAATTTTAGCCTCAAACATAGGTGGAACATCCACACTTATCGGAGATCCTCCTAATATTATGATTGGAAGTGTGGTACAAGAGCTATCATTTATGGATTTCATCAACAACTTAGCCCTAATATCAACTCTTATTTTACTTGTCACAATAGCAATACTTATTGTATTTTATCGCAAGAAAATTAGAACAACCGATGAATTAAAAGCCTCACTAATGATATTAGATGAAATTGAAGAGATCAAGGATAGGAAATTACTAAAAACTTGTTTTATTGTATTAGGATTGACGATTTTAGGCTTCTTTAGTCATCAAATTTTTGATTTAGAGTCTGCAACTATAGCTCTAAGTGGAGCCTTTATACTTTTATTATTTACGAGCAAGACTGATTATGATTTAGAACATGCTTTTTATAAAGTGGAATGGTCCACATTGTTTTTCTTTATCGGTCTATTCGTTCTTGTGGGTGGCCTTATTGATACCGGTATTATTGGATACTTAGCACGGTTAGCGATTAAATTTACAGGAGGAGATACCTTAATTACATCTACACTCATTATATGGCTAAGCGCAGTTGCTTCTGCTTTTATAGATAATATCCCCTTTGTTGCAACAATGATTCCTTTAATTCAGGATATAGGGAGCAGAGGCGTTAGCAATATGGAAACACTTTGGTGGAGTTTATCATTAGGAGCTTGCCTAGGCGGTAATGGTAGTTTAATTGGTTCAAGTGCTAATCTAATTGTAGCAGGGCTGGCTGCACAACAGGGATGCAAAATCTCTTTTATGCGATTTTTATTAATCGGATTTCCGTTAATGGTAATTTCCATTATTATTGCAAACATATATATTTATTTACGATATTTTTAGGTGTAGAGCCCAAGTGATATTTTAGAAAAACCCTTTCGTTGGACATACGAGGGAAAGTTGCTTAAAGCCTAAATGATTGGTTGTATACTTAAGCCTTATCGCGCTAGCACAGTGATTCATAAATATCATTACAATAAATCAAGATAAAAACTCTTTATTTACAGGTCATATAGGAATGGACAAACCTTATTGATATTAAGGAATCTTTCTACTAGGGTGTCAAACTTGAGTTAAATACCTGCTCTTTGTAACTGTGATAGTTGCAAAGAGCATTTTTTGTTTTATCTAGTATTGCTGTTCCTTTCTGCTTCTGGACAAGAATATTTCCTTTAAATGGTGTTTTTTGGTAACAAAATACAAGATATCTTAATATTATAGACTATTACCGAGGAAAGGTTTGATTTCTATGTCCTCTATATTGATAATGCCAACTGGAGACACTTATATCAAAAAATCATCTCCAAATAGTAACTTTTCCAAAAAAAATGTCTTATTGCAGGTTTTGGGGGCTGTAAAAAAATATATACTAGTTTGCTAAAATTTGATATCCCTCGGATGCCTGCAGGGAGTGAGTTTATTCGTGCTTATTTAAGGCTTAATGTTGATGATACTGATCTAGCAGATGATGTTGAAATAAGGGTAAACAGGATACTATCTAGTTTTGATACGGATACAGTTACATGGGACACTTCTCCCTCATATATACCAACATCAATTGTATTTAATGTTGACTGCCATCAAGTAGGCCGATTAGTCGAAGTAGACATAAGTGAATTGGTACGAGGCTGGATAGATCTGCAATTTCCTAATTATGGTATTGCACTAACAGGAAAAGAAGATAATAAAGGTCTTGTAGCCTTTTCAAGTTCTAATGACGAAGCAGTGAGTAGACCACAACTAAT
Proteins encoded in this region:
- a CDS encoding SLC13 family permease encodes the protein MEQQAALAGGIFLIAYALIIAEKINRTIIAMIGGLMMIALGIVTQESALHHIDFNTLGLLAGMMIIVAITGKTGIFSYIAIAAAKKAKGDPIKILIYLGLITAVFSAFLDNVTTVLLMVPITFTITRKLKINPEPYLITQILASNIGGTSTLIGDPPNIMIGSVVQELSFMDFINNLALISTLILLVTIAILIVFYRKKIRTTDELKASLMILDEIEEIKDRKLLKTCFIVLGLTILGFFSHQIFDLESATIALSGAFILLLFTSKTDYDLEHAFYKVEWSTLFFFIGLFVLVGGLIDTGIIGYLARLAIKFTGGDTLITSTLIIWLSAVASAFIDNIPFVATMIPLIQDIGSRGVSNMETLWWSLSLGACLGGNGSLIGSSANLIVAGLAAQQGCKISFMRFLLIGFPLMVISIIIANIYIYLRYF
- a CDS encoding ArsB/NhaD family transporter, coding for MGEVIVLNDLAFWGSIVVFIITYAIIISEKIHRMVIAMAGGLVMVLLGFISQETAVKEDIDFNTLGLLIGMMILVAITRRTGVFEAIAVWAALLTKGKPLRLLALLSIITAFASAFLDNVTTVLLIVPVTITLTDKLQINPTPYLISEIIASNIGGTATLIGDPPNIMIGSIAGLSFNDFIIHLAPVAFLILLITIGLLLFIYRKDLQVDEKSRKALLKLNYKDEIKDWQLLKKSLWVLGLTIIGFSLHGVFHLESAVIALSGAILLIILSSEEPEDILLHVEWPTIFFFTGLFVLVGGLKATGVIGELASWSLAITDGNIMKTSLLILWVSAIASAFIDNIPFVATMIPMLQEMGRLSGLNLEPVWWSLALGACLGGNGTLIGASANVIVAGIAEKNGISLSFRQFMKISFPLMIISIIISNIYIYFRYF